A genomic window from Phycisphaerae bacterium includes:
- a CDS encoding PD40 domain-containing protein: MKSSNTRRYLRLAAQICCAAIVASCSKPDSGRTSVESAQPMPQARDAGYAIGSDADAGLHLFGRNPGLSDVAFEGKAATGLLQHTSQSEGADFDPDVDRTGRLLVFASTRNSHNSHLYIKSVDGATITQITDGSANDAQPTFDPSGQRIAFASDRAGQWDIWVIDASGRNPIQITNSPAPEMHPSWSPDGKRLVFCRIDPKENRNLLWVVELDNPGVKRLIGEGLFPAWSPDGSKIAYQRARARSSRYFSIWTLDIHGDEVLYPTEVAANASGAMIAPAWSPDGRQLTFAMIDPNGDSGGAGMSPMRGMPGRCDIAIVDVDGRGLQKLTDGPGQFFAPVWATDGRIYFSSREGGTESIWSTKPFRPMTYSEDTPSAVKTSDRQAAYANETAEGE, from the coding sequence ATGAAATCATCCAATACTCGCCGTTATTTGCGACTTGCGGCCCAGATATGCTGTGCAGCGATTGTCGCGTCGTGTTCGAAACCTGATTCGGGGCGGACTTCCGTCGAATCGGCGCAGCCGATGCCGCAGGCTCGCGACGCAGGGTACGCGATCGGTTCTGATGCAGACGCGGGACTGCATCTGTTCGGACGCAATCCGGGATTGTCAGACGTTGCGTTCGAGGGCAAGGCCGCGACTGGCCTCTTGCAGCACACGAGCCAGAGCGAAGGCGCGGATTTTGATCCCGATGTGGATCGCACGGGCCGGCTGCTCGTTTTTGCTTCGACGCGGAATTCGCACAACAGCCATCTGTACATCAAGAGCGTGGATGGTGCGACGATCACACAGATCACGGACGGCTCCGCGAATGACGCCCAACCGACATTTGATCCCAGCGGCCAGCGGATCGCGTTCGCGAGCGATCGGGCCGGACAGTGGGATATCTGGGTGATTGATGCCAGTGGGCGAAATCCGATTCAGATCACGAATTCGCCGGCTCCCGAAATGCATCCAAGCTGGTCACCGGACGGCAAGCGCCTTGTGTTCTGCCGAATTGACCCGAAAGAGAATCGAAATCTGCTCTGGGTTGTGGAACTCGACAATCCCGGAGTCAAGCGGCTGATAGGCGAAGGTCTTTTTCCCGCCTGGTCGCCCGATGGATCAAAGATCGCCTATCAGCGCGCTCGGGCGCGTAGCAGCCGGTATTTCAGCATCTGGACGCTGGACATTCACGGCGACGAAGTGCTTTACCCGACCGAGGTGGCGGCCAATGCGAGCGGAGCGATGATCGCACCGGCCTGGTCGCCAGACGGCCGGCAACTGACGTTCGCGATGATCGACCCGAACGGAGATTCCGGCGGGGCCGGAATGAGTCCGATGCGGGGCATGCCGGGGCGGTGCGACATTGCCATTGTGGACGTCGACGGTCGAGGGCTTCAGAAACTAACGGATGGGCCGGGGCAGTTCTTCGCGCCGGTGTGGGCGACCGATGGTCGCATCTACTTCAGTTCGCGCGAGGGCGGCACGGAATCCATCTGGAGCACGAAGCCGTTTCGTCCCATGACCTATTCGGAAGACACGCCGTCGGCGGTCAAGACGAGTGACCGACAGGCGGCATATGCGAACGAAACGGCTGAAGGCGAGTAA
- the xerC gene encoding tyrosine recombinase XerC → MSHEHPLVTEFLNYLRYERHFSPHTGKCYAADLHQFSQFLIGGPEAAVSAASPTPRNASMMRSQAMGGSGGTVVATMTSTDVETIRQRLLSADANQVRAFLSFLTEREYSKATAARKLATLRSFYKFCLRRGFIQTNPVATIRTPKQEKRLPKFLDIEAIKKLLCTPDDTTLLGARDRAMLETMYSTGVRVSELVALNANDLDRDSGHLRVRGKGRKERITPIGPTAIAAIGRYLAMRNSDPRNPTFNQEAMFVNKHGQRLSTRSVRRKLDKYLTMAGLDPAISPHTLRHTFATHMLNNGADLRSVQELLGHQSISTTQIYTHVTTAQLKKDYDNSHPRA, encoded by the coding sequence ATGAGTCATGAACATCCGCTGGTCACCGAATTTCTGAATTACCTTCGTTATGAGCGGCACTTTTCCCCGCACACGGGCAAGTGCTATGCCGCAGACCTCCATCAGTTCAGCCAGTTTCTGATTGGCGGGCCTGAAGCTGCGGTCAGTGCCGCGTCACCGACGCCTCGGAACGCCTCGATGATGCGATCCCAGGCGATGGGCGGATCGGGCGGGACAGTCGTCGCCACGATGACCTCGACAGATGTCGAGACGATTCGACAGCGACTTCTCTCGGCCGATGCCAACCAGGTGCGGGCCTTTCTTTCGTTCCTGACGGAACGGGAATACTCCAAGGCGACGGCCGCCAGGAAGCTTGCGACGCTTCGCAGCTTCTACAAGTTCTGCCTCCGGCGCGGTTTCATTCAGACCAATCCGGTCGCAACGATTCGGACTCCCAAGCAGGAAAAGCGGCTTCCGAAGTTCCTGGATATTGAAGCGATCAAGAAGCTGCTCTGCACACCGGATGACACGACCCTCCTCGGCGCCCGGGACCGCGCCATGCTGGAGACGATGTACTCAACCGGCGTGCGTGTGAGCGAGTTGGTCGCGTTGAATGCGAACGATCTCGATCGCGACAGCGGCCATCTCCGAGTCCGCGGAAAAGGTCGCAAGGAACGAATCACGCCGATCGGCCCCACGGCCATCGCCGCGATCGGTCGCTACCTCGCAATGCGCAATAGCGATCCGCGGAATCCGACGTTCAATCAGGAGGCGATGTTCGTCAACAAGCACGGCCAGCGGCTGAGCACCCGAAGCGTTCGCCGCAAGCTCGACAAATATCTCACGATGGCCGGCCTCGATCCGGCAATCAGCCCGCACACACTGCGACACACGTTCGCGACCCATATGCTCAACAACGGAGCGGACCTCCGGAGTGTGCAGGAACTGCTCGGACATCAGTCCATCAGCACGACTCAGATCTACACACATGTGACGACTGCCCAGTTGAAGAAGGACTACGACAACAGTCATCCCCGGGCCTGA
- a CDS encoding GNAT family N-acetyltransferase encodes MTRQFRSGGDSGETPNGLEPSDWVDRMREDARRGRYGPLSATDFAAWRHFLKRCPLASEEHLVDCVRGDIAQHRTEAIARWDGDRIVAGAHLWFRRMRFVPGCALRMLGGGLYERTPSTDDLDELLDAVRDHTRPDKPIFIEWGLRLPRIVGDRELEEHRHVTTWLARRGLEPTPMLDATFWVDLSGSEDEILGRMHHMFRRNIRKADRDGVTCRQVGPEMADTFYDMNMKMAGLKRLDTAFFGVGSRTHFVEFISGLLKAEAAALFCAEWNGLIRNMVLITRIGTPRYVYGATGEEARGDERPPPTGQILHWEVMRWLRSLGFGTYDLGGTPAREVSSDHPNFGVWQFKTRLGGQYVEFFHKHRLTCRPILSRAYRMWRG; translated from the coding sequence ATGACACGTCAGTTCAGAAGCGGCGGGGATTCGGGCGAAACGCCGAACGGCCTTGAGCCATCAGATTGGGTCGATCGAATGAGGGAGGATGCTCGGCGCGGAAGGTACGGACCGCTGAGCGCCACTGACTTCGCGGCGTGGCGTCATTTCCTCAAACGATGTCCCCTGGCGTCCGAGGAGCATCTGGTCGACTGCGTCCGTGGGGATATTGCGCAGCATCGGACGGAGGCAATCGCCCGCTGGGATGGCGATCGAATCGTCGCCGGCGCACACCTCTGGTTTCGACGAATGCGATTTGTTCCGGGATGCGCGCTTCGAATGTTGGGGGGGGGGCTTTACGAACGGACGCCGAGCACGGACGATCTAGATGAACTGCTTGATGCGGTTCGCGATCATACGAGGCCGGACAAACCGATTTTCATAGAATGGGGACTAAGGCTTCCTCGAATCGTCGGCGATCGTGAGTTGGAGGAGCATCGTCATGTCACGACGTGGTTGGCGCGGCGGGGGCTCGAACCCACCCCGATGCTGGATGCGACCTTTTGGGTGGACCTGTCCGGCTCGGAAGACGAAATCCTCGGCCGGATGCACCACATGTTTCGGCGGAACATCCGCAAGGCCGATCGGGATGGCGTGACTTGTCGGCAGGTCGGTCCTGAAATGGCCGATACGTTCTATGACATGAACATGAAAATGGCGGGGTTGAAACGACTCGACACCGCCTTTTTTGGTGTGGGTTCTCGCACACATTTTGTCGAGTTTATCAGCGGCTTGCTGAAAGCGGAGGCCGCCGCGTTATTCTGTGCTGAATGGAACGGCCTGATCCGCAATATGGTGCTGATCACGCGCATCGGCACACCGCGATATGTGTATGGTGCCACAGGTGAGGAAGCCCGCGGCGACGAACGGCCGCCTCCGACCGGCCAGATTCTTCACTGGGAAGTGATGCGTTGGCTTCGAAGTCTGGGCTTTGGCACCTATGATCTGGGTGGAACACCCGCACGCGAAGTATCGTCCGACCATCCGAACTTCGGCGTGTGGCAGTTTAAGACGCGACTGGGCGGGCAGTACGTGGAGTTCTTCCACAAACACCGGCTGACTTGCCGCCCGATCCTCTCGCGCGCGTATCGGATGTGGCGAGGCTAG
- a CDS encoding polysaccharide deacetylase family protein encodes MGIETRYDTAARLASRIGATAFAARLFGGRLLTLCYHGVTPRYVTDGECDLTGHVSVELFRSQLDWLAEHMQFVDLDQVIGSMNRRLRLPRRSVLITFDDGFLNNFEYALPVMKEFGIRPVFFVPSEPVSRPDRPLWYLRIGLVTGRASGPELSVPTGVSERFSLRTPADRASAYRRLHEIVSRWPAAARLEFTSELERLNPTSPLSSETHRLFFAHADWDTIQRASDDADIGGHTVTHPALKHMDEESARREIEENRRVIADRIGVDPRAFAFPFGSRDYCGPREERIVAETGYEAGFTLVPQWMEGTTNRFALPRHNVSPVKLETFTMVVSGMLDFALWVKDTLGARRELERRPPTVDRKAN; translated from the coding sequence ATGGGGATTGAAACGCGGTACGACACGGCGGCCCGCCTGGCCAGTCGTATCGGTGCCACTGCATTTGCAGCGAGGCTCTTTGGCGGGCGACTGCTTACACTGTGCTACCATGGTGTCACGCCTCGGTATGTCACAGACGGTGAATGCGATCTGACCGGGCACGTTTCGGTCGAACTGTTTCGAAGCCAGCTGGACTGGCTTGCGGAGCACATGCAGTTTGTCGATCTGGATCAGGTGATCGGGTCGATGAATCGCCGGCTGCGGTTGCCCCGCCGCTCCGTGCTCATCACTTTCGACGATGGGTTCCTGAATAACTTTGAATATGCGCTACCCGTAATGAAGGAATTCGGCATTCGGCCGGTCTTCTTCGTGCCAAGCGAGCCGGTCTCACGGCCGGACCGTCCGCTCTGGTATTTGCGAATTGGGTTGGTCACCGGACGGGCAAGCGGTCCCGAACTTTCGGTACCCACGGGCGTGAGTGAACGCTTCTCGCTCAGAACTCCCGCAGACCGAGCGTCCGCTTATCGCCGACTTCATGAGATCGTATCGCGCTGGCCCGCGGCCGCGCGTCTTGAGTTCACGTCGGAGTTGGAGCGGTTGAATCCGACTTCTCCCCTGTCATCCGAGACCCACCGGCTTTTCTTCGCACATGCCGATTGGGATACGATCCAACGTGCGTCGGACGACGCGGACATCGGCGGCCACACCGTGACACATCCCGCACTCAAGCATATGGATGAAGAGTCGGCGCGGCGGGAGATCGAGGAGAATCGACGAGTGATCGCCGATCGGATCGGCGTCGATCCCCGTGCCTTCGCGTTTCCCTTCGGATCTCGTGACTACTGCGGCCCCCGTGAAGAGCGAATCGTAGCTGAAACCGGCTACGAGGCCGGGTTTACGCTGGTGCCTCAGTGGATGGAAGGCACGACGAACCGATTCGCTTTACCTCGTCACAACGTCTCGCCCGTGAAACTGGAGACGTTCACCATGGTGGTGTCGGGCATGCTCGATTTCGCACTCTGGGTGAAGGACACATTGGGCGCACGGCGCGAATTGGAGCGTCGACCTCCGACGGTCGATCGAAAGGCGAACTAA
- a CDS encoding radical SAM protein, whose protein sequence is MELPRRSRGDELLKPGEFSRMRDRLRAMARQHDIATVISCAFDHRTRMLPFIFADMKMAPAGVRAIGSALADAGFPKTRIVLQQWNRNFRPSQMRLDGRIPDLYMVSSMQIHSAACKDLIRDACRIDEKHRPLIIAGGAKTVYEPWDVFSGDPHDPAGADVAVTGEEFVLFSLLEVLLSLRTNGGSLRDAFIRARNSGLLDQIPGLVYPRVGPSGAAEELVDTGIQRLLGDLDELPHPVLGYRLLEPPSRSASLSQHALPHDKVKKYTPVSSLVLTFGCKFACPYCPIPAYNQRQHRVKSGQRILDEFVRLNKEYGLRYYFGADDNFFNTKERTLEIVETLARADINGKEFRHCVRWGTEVTVHDTLLLRDYLPIVRRAGVRALWLGVEDMTATFVKKGQSVDKTTEAFHLLRDRGINPMPMMMHHDSQPLFSTNGHYGLLNQARLLRKAGAISLQVLMMTPATGSKLYESAFTSGMVYDSVGGKKVETYMLDANYVVASEHKNPWRKQINILLAYLFFYNPLRFAYALVSPKSKLYLADALMQLVGMRGVIQNIRRTFGWALRLRFGKIIRKTGIPSSPIPMRNVEGNAADHALPGTQIAGARPGQLVQLGMQIAGRDGD, encoded by the coding sequence ATGGAATTACCTCGGCGTTCGCGCGGTGACGAGCTACTGAAGCCCGGTGAATTTTCACGAATGCGTGATCGGCTCCGAGCGATGGCTCGGCAACATGATATCGCCACGGTGATCTCCTGCGCCTTCGACCATCGAACACGGATGCTGCCCTTCATCTTCGCCGACATGAAGATGGCTCCAGCAGGCGTCCGGGCCATCGGCTCCGCCCTCGCCGACGCCGGCTTTCCCAAGACCCGAATCGTCCTTCAGCAATGGAACCGAAACTTCCGGCCCTCCCAGATGCGCCTCGATGGCCGCATTCCGGATCTGTACATGGTTTCGTCCATGCAGATTCACTCGGCGGCCTGCAAGGACCTGATCCGGGACGCCTGCCGAATCGACGAGAAACACCGACCGCTGATTATTGCCGGCGGCGCCAAGACTGTTTACGAACCTTGGGACGTTTTCAGCGGTGATCCACACGATCCCGCCGGCGCGGACGTCGCCGTCACGGGCGAGGAATTTGTCCTGTTCAGCCTGCTGGAAGTCCTGCTGTCATTGCGCACAAACGGCGGCTCCCTGCGGGACGCGTTTATTCGTGCTCGCAACAGCGGCTTGCTCGATCAGATTCCCGGTCTCGTTTATCCGCGGGTCGGACCCAGTGGCGCTGCCGAAGAGTTGGTTGACACCGGCATTCAACGCCTCCTTGGCGATCTGGATGAGTTGCCCCATCCCGTCCTTGGCTACCGACTGCTGGAACCCCCCAGCCGATCGGCCTCGCTTTCGCAACATGCGCTGCCGCACGACAAGGTGAAAAAATACACGCCCGTCTCGTCGCTGGTTTTGACGTTCGGTTGCAAGTTCGCCTGCCCATATTGCCCGATCCCGGCCTACAACCAGCGACAGCACCGCGTAAAGAGCGGCCAGCGAATTCTGGATGAATTTGTCCGCCTGAACAAGGAATACGGTCTGCGATATTACTTTGGCGCGGACGATAATTTCTTCAATACGAAAGAGCGGACGCTCGAAATTGTCGAAACCCTGGCACGAGCCGACATCAACGGCAAGGAATTCCGCCATTGCGTCCGTTGGGGAACCGAAGTCACGGTTCACGACACGCTCCTGCTGCGCGATTACCTTCCGATTGTTCGCCGCGCCGGCGTCCGCGCACTCTGGCTCGGTGTCGAGGACATGACAGCCACCTTCGTCAAGAAAGGCCAGAGCGTTGACAAAACCACGGAAGCATTCCACCTGCTTCGAGATCGCGGCATTAACCCGATGCCGATGATGATGCACCATGATTCACAGCCGCTCTTCAGCACAAACGGCCACTATGGCCTGCTGAATCAGGCACGCCTGCTTCGCAAGGCCGGCGCGATCAGCCTGCAAGTCCTGATGATGACGCCCGCGACCGGTTCGAAGCTGTATGAGAGCGCCTTCACCAGCGGAATGGTCTATGACTCCGTCGGAGGCAAGAAGGTTGAGACCTACATGCTCGACGCGAACTATGTCGTCGCCTCCGAACACAAGAATCCCTGGCGAAAGCAGATCAACATTCTGCTGGCCTACCTGTTCTTCTACAATCCGCTTCGTTTCGCCTACGCTCTCGTCAGCCCCAAGAGCAAGCTCTATCTGGCGGATGCGCTGATGCAGCTCGTGGGAATGCGCGGCGTCATTCAGAACATCCGCCGCACGTTTGGATGGGCTCTTCGTTTGCGATTCGGAAAGATCATCCGGAAAACCGGGATTCCATCCAGTCCGATCCCCATGAGAAATGTCGAAGGCAACGCCGCGGACCACGCATTGCCCGGTACTCAAATCGCAGGCGCCCGACCAGGCCAACTCGTCCAGCTGGGAATGCAGATAGCCGGCCGGGACGGCGATTGA
- a CDS encoding TrkA family potassium uptake protein: MKQVVVIGLGQFGSHLARGLSHLNCEVLAIDSSEEAVSAIQNDVQQAVICDARNFDAMNALVTSSIDEAVVSLGESMEPSIICTLHLSQIGVKNIRCKAVNEDHATILKAVGANEVIFPERETAERTARRVAFPTLLDYFPFAEDHRIMEIETPRPLIGKSLASSKLREEFNLLVLAIKNSSGEFRFMPGPHDVFRDGDTLIVLGREVNLVRLRVLE; the protein is encoded by the coding sequence ATGAAGCAGGTTGTCGTGATCGGATTGGGACAGTTCGGCTCGCATCTCGCGCGCGGCCTATCGCATCTGAATTGCGAAGTGCTGGCGATCGACTCGAGCGAAGAAGCCGTTTCCGCAATCCAGAACGACGTGCAGCAGGCCGTTATCTGCGACGCCCGCAATTTCGATGCGATGAATGCGCTGGTCACATCCAGTATTGATGAAGCCGTCGTGAGTTTGGGCGAGAGCATGGAGCCGAGCATCATCTGCACGCTACACCTCAGTCAGATCGGCGTGAAGAATATCCGGTGCAAGGCGGTCAACGAGGACCACGCCACCATCCTCAAGGCGGTTGGGGCCAACGAAGTCATCTTTCCCGAGCGGGAAACAGCCGAGCGGACGGCGCGCAGGGTCGCTTTTCCGACACTGCTTGACTATTTCCCCTTTGCGGAAGACCACCGCATCATGGAAATTGAGACACCCAGGCCCCTCATTGGAAAGTCCCTCGCCTCGTCCAAGCTCCGCGAGGAATTCAATCTGCTCGTCCTGGCGATCAAAAACTCTTCCGGAGAGTTCAGATTCATGCCGGGCCCCCACGATGTTTTCCGAGACGGGGACACCCTGATTGTTTTGGGCCGCGAAGTGAATCTCGTGCGGCTGAGGGTGCTTGAGTAA
- a CDS encoding potassium transporter KtrB → MMFMKSGISTLLKPRDPVRMVVWGYATYMIIGWLFLCMPFSVTGAPAGAIDHLFTAVSAVSTTGLITVSTPDTYSRCGQIAIAVLIQFGGLGYMTIGSFLLLSFGRRLAMVRNRVSQVALSAPEGVPIQNFVRSIVVFTLLIEAVGAVALYSILSARGMQDAWWSATFHSISAFCTAGFALYNDSFMAFRGNVWLNVTIASLSYLGAMGFILLNDVVQRAMRHKIRLSLSSRVILWCTLLTGVMATALLVADEPSLRDLPIGERILAAFFQSMSAGTTVGFNTVDIAGLSAGSVFLITIVMIIGASPAGTGGGIKTTTLAALWANMISVFKGRDRTNFGDRELPLERVRLAMASAMFYLVVLTAGIYALSLVESSPLPDQMFECASAIGTVGLSRGITPNLTFVGKCIIILLMFAGRVGPLALALTLLRPSQRLPEFYYPREDIAI, encoded by the coding sequence ATGATGTTCATGAAATCCGGAATCTCGACGCTTCTCAAGCCCCGCGACCCTGTCCGGATGGTCGTTTGGGGCTACGCAACGTATATGATCATCGGCTGGTTGTTCCTGTGTATGCCGTTTTCCGTCACCGGCGCGCCCGCTGGCGCCATCGACCATCTATTCACGGCGGTCTCGGCAGTTTCGACGACCGGCCTGATCACTGTCAGCACGCCGGATACGTATTCAAGGTGTGGCCAGATTGCAATCGCCGTGCTTATTCAGTTTGGCGGTCTGGGCTACATGACGATCGGTTCATTTCTACTGCTGTCCTTCGGCCGAAGGCTCGCAATGGTGCGGAATCGTGTTTCCCAGGTTGCCTTGTCGGCTCCGGAAGGCGTACCAATTCAGAACTTCGTGCGCTCGATCGTCGTATTCACGCTCCTGATTGAGGCTGTTGGCGCTGTGGCATTGTATTCGATCCTGTCGGCGCGAGGAATGCAGGATGCGTGGTGGTCGGCGACGTTTCACAGCATCTCCGCGTTCTGCACCGCGGGCTTTGCCCTCTATAACGACAGCTTCATGGCATTTCGCGGCAATGTCTGGCTGAATGTGACCATTGCATCGCTGAGCTACCTGGGGGCCATGGGCTTCATTTTGCTGAATGATGTCGTACAACGGGCGATGCGCCACAAGATTCGGCTCAGCCTGTCCTCACGGGTCATCCTGTGGTGCACCCTCTTGACAGGAGTCATGGCCACAGCGCTGTTGGTGGCCGACGAGCCTTCGCTGCGCGACCTGCCGATCGGCGAGCGCATACTCGCCGCTTTTTTTCAGTCCATGTCGGCTGGAACGACGGTCGGCTTCAATACCGTTGATATTGCCGGACTGTCGGCAGGATCGGTGTTTCTGATTACAATCGTCATGATAATCGGCGCATCGCCGGCGGGCACTGGCGGCGGCATCAAGACGACGACCCTGGCGGCGCTCTGGGCGAACATGATTTCGGTGTTCAAGGGCCGGGATCGGACTAATTTCGGAGATCGCGAATTGCCGCTTGAGCGCGTTCGGTTGGCGATGGCGTCAGCCATGTTCTATCTCGTTGTGCTGACTGCGGGAATCTACGCCTTATCGCTGGTGGAGTCGTCGCCGCTGCCGGATCAGATGTTCGAATGTGCGTCAGCGATCGGGACAGTGGGACTGAGCCGGGGCATCACGCCGAATCTGACTTTTGTCGGTAAATGCATCATCATACTGTTGATGTTCGCGGGTCGCGTGGGGCCACTTGCCCTTGCGTTGACGTTACTTCGCCCGAGCCAGCGTTTGCCGGAATTTTATTATCCGCGAGAAGACATCGCGATTTGA
- a CDS encoding ATPase, translating to MRFYDLLFQRSERMLAFTFAVLILGGTLLLWMPISHGKPVSQSRPGLSLIDALFTATSAVCVTGLTVVNTDSDFSRFGQVVILSLIQLGGLGIMTFAALGAQLLGGKMSFRSQSMVADSFFQRNAATTLRRDLKRIVVATLIIEAIGAAVIYLDLLSEPGEAAPAFSAIFHSISAYCNAGFSIYPDSLVQQRVASPAFIYMIMLLIVLGGLGHAVVLETTKRVWNQIRRQPMKPIMWTLNTRIVLYMSAGLILVGTVLLLPLGIYEQSVSWFDAITNAAFQSITCRTAGFNTVDIGALPRTALMVMMVFMFIGGSPASCAGGVKTTSVATWYSQLRAWLRGNTDVTLLGRRLPPSVVARAAMIIGLGVIWCATGTMILTLTESFEQEKDSLDLMFEQVSAFGTVGLSTGVTPHLSSAGKLWITISMFVGRLGPLTAAMVISQRAVTSARYPEEQILVG from the coding sequence ATGCGGTTCTACGACCTCCTGTTTCAACGCTCGGAGCGCATGCTGGCCTTTACATTCGCGGTGCTCATCCTGGGCGGCACGCTGCTTCTCTGGATGCCGATCTCGCATGGCAAACCGGTCTCTCAGAGCCGTCCGGGGCTGTCGCTGATCGACGCACTATTCACGGCGACATCCGCGGTTTGCGTGACGGGGCTGACCGTCGTCAATACTGATTCAGACTTCAGCCGCTTTGGACAGGTTGTCATTCTTTCGCTGATTCAGCTCGGTGGGCTCGGAATCATGACATTCGCCGCATTGGGCGCGCAGTTGCTCGGCGGCAAGATGTCATTCCGATCCCAATCAATGGTGGCGGATTCCTTCTTCCAGCGCAACGCCGCGACAACACTCCGCCGCGATCTGAAACGAATCGTCGTGGCTACGCTGATCATCGAGGCGATTGGCGCAGCCGTGATCTATCTAGACCTGCTGTCCGAACCCGGTGAAGCGGCTCCCGCATTTTCCGCGATCTTTCATTCGATCTCGGCCTACTGCAACGCGGGATTCTCTATCTACCCCGACAGCCTTGTGCAGCAAAGAGTCGCTTCGCCGGCCTTCATCTACATGATCATGCTCTTGATCGTGCTGGGAGGTTTGGGCCATGCCGTCGTACTCGAAACCACCAAGCGGGTCTGGAATCAAATCAGACGTCAACCGATGAAGCCCATCATGTGGACACTGAACACCCGCATCGTCCTCTACATGTCCGCGGGACTCATACTCGTCGGCACCGTGCTGCTACTGCCTCTGGGCATTTACGAACAGAGCGTCTCCTGGTTCGATGCCATCACAAACGCGGCGTTCCAATCAATCACCTGCCGAACAGCCGGCTTCAACACCGTTGACATTGGTGCCCTGCCTCGAACCGCGCTGATGGTCATGATGGTTTTCATGTTTATCGGTGGCTCGCCGGCATCCTGTGCCGGCGGCGTCAAGACGACCTCCGTTGCAACCTGGTACTCACAGCTCCGCGCTTGGCTACGGGGCAACACCGATGTCACATTGCTTGGACGGCGACTGCCCCCCAGCGTCGTTGCGCGAGCGGCCATGATTATCGGGCTTGGCGTAATCTGGTGCGCGACGGGAACAATGATTCTCACGCTAACCGAGTCATTCGAGCAAGAGAAGGATTCACTCGATCTGATGTTCGAACAAGTGTCCGCCTTCGGAACCGTCGGGCTTTCGACCGGCGTGACGCCACATTTATCTTCGGCGGGCAAGTTGTGGATTACGATTTCGATGTTCGTCGGACGACTGGGGCCGCTCACCGCCGCCATGGTCATTTCACAACGTGCCGTTACATCTGCACGCTATCCCGAGGAGCAAATTCTGGTCGGCTAG
- the ychF gene encoding redox-regulated ATPase YchF, translated as MRFAIIGPPQSGKSTLFSSLTGKPLDPSHSMSEQLTTVHVPDVRLDYLAGLYSPKKYTTANIEFIDIPGASLADASGQAEFRRRMQEARKCDGIVMVVRAFSNDSVVMYRNRIDAKADLDELLTELIFADLEQVVNRIEKLEKSTQKPSKTREQELRELAMMQRVRQALESEAPVLSAIQNEDEHRIAASFGFLTLKPIIVVINVGEDRIAAPPPFEHSHAKSTIALCAEIESEIAQLNPDDRKAFLEDLGLTVPAGARLLRTCYDAVGLISFLTCGPDEVRAWTITNGTDAVNAAGKIHSDIQRGFIRAEVVAFDDLKAHTDMKGAKSANKVRLEPKHYIVQDGDIINFRFNV; from the coding sequence ATGAGATTCGCCATCATCGGCCCGCCGCAGTCCGGCAAATCCACGCTGTTTTCATCGCTGACGGGCAAACCGCTGGACCCCAGCCACTCGATGTCGGAACAGCTGACCACGGTCCACGTCCCCGACGTCCGCCTCGATTACCTCGCGGGGCTGTACAGTCCGAAGAAGTACACGACGGCAAATATCGAGTTTATCGACATTCCCGGGGCGTCCCTGGCCGACGCCTCCGGTCAAGCCGAATTTCGCAGGCGCATGCAGGAGGCCCGCAAGTGCGATGGAATCGTGATGGTGGTCCGCGCATTCAGTAACGACTCGGTGGTGATGTACCGCAACCGTATCGACGCGAAGGCCGATCTCGATGAACTGCTGACTGAATTGATCTTCGCCGACCTCGAGCAGGTTGTGAATCGCATTGAGAAGCTGGAAAAATCGACGCAGAAGCCCTCAAAGACCCGCGAACAGGAGCTGCGTGAGCTGGCGATGATGCAGCGTGTGAGACAGGCCCTGGAAAGCGAGGCCCCGGTGCTCAGCGCGATTCAGAACGAGGATGAGCACCGCATCGCCGCCAGTTTCGGATTCCTTACGTTGAAACCGATCATCGTTGTCATCAACGTCGGAGAAGACCGGATCGCCGCTCCGCCGCCGTTTGAGCACAGCCACGCGAAGTCGACCATCGCGCTCTGTGCGGAAATCGAATCGGAAATCGCGCAGCTTAACCCGGATGACCGCAAGGCGTTTCTGGAGGATCTGGGGCTCACGGTGCCGGCCGGCGCGCGTTTGCTGCGCACCTGCTACGACGCGGTTGGGCTGATTTCGTTTCTCACCTGCGGCCCGGATGAAGTGCGCGCGTGGACGATCACCAATGGCACTGACGCCGTCAACGCCGCCGGCAAGATTCACAGCGATATTCAGCGCGGTTTCATTCGCGCCGAAGTTGTGGCGTTCGACGATTTGAAGGCCCACACCGACATGAAAGGCGCGAAATCCGCCAACAAAGTGCGGCTGGAGCCCAAACACTATATTGTGCAGGATGGCGATATCATCAACTTCCGATTCAACGTGTGA